The proteins below are encoded in one region of Listeria swaminathanii:
- a CDS encoding carbohydrate ABC transporter permease — translation MAVSSKKSKRTKKIAFYTTMVVFLCMTLFPFAIMLMTSFKSSKEAISTNPTFFPKEFTFQHYIDIFNPDIFPFLTYFKNSLVVSIFAAGIAVVLGILGAYALSKLRFKGRMTINASFYTVYMFSGILLIVPLFKIISSLGLYDTETALIITMVVQTLPTAVFMLKSYFDTIPTDIEEAAMMDGLNRFQIILRIIVPLAISGIVSVFVYCFMVAWNDYLFASIFLSSSEKFTLPIGLNTLFSTPDYIWGRMMAASLVTALPVVIMYAISERFIKGNLTDGGVKG, via the coding sequence ATGGCGGTAAGTAGTAAAAAGTCAAAAAGAACGAAGAAAATCGCGTTTTATACGACGATGGTTGTGTTTTTATGCATGACGTTGTTCCCATTTGCGATTATGTTAATGACTTCATTCAAGAGTAGCAAAGAAGCCATTTCCACGAATCCAACATTTTTCCCGAAAGAATTCACTTTCCAGCATTATATTGATATTTTTAATCCAGATATTTTTCCGTTTTTAACGTACTTTAAAAATAGCTTGGTTGTTTCGATTTTTGCGGCCGGAATTGCGGTTGTTTTAGGGATTTTAGGCGCTTATGCGTTGTCGAAATTACGCTTTAAAGGGCGAATGACGATTAATGCAAGTTTTTACACGGTTTATATGTTCTCAGGAATTTTGCTAATCGTTCCGTTGTTCAAAATAATTTCGAGTTTGGGATTGTATGATACGGAAACAGCTTTAATTATCACGATGGTTGTACAAACACTACCAACCGCGGTATTTATGCTAAAAAGTTATTTCGACACGATTCCAACTGATATTGAAGAAGCCGCAATGATGGACGGGCTGAATCGCTTCCAGATTATTTTACGAATTATCGTTCCGCTTGCGATTTCGGGTATTGTTTCTGTGTTTGTATATTGTTTCATGGTAGCTTGGAATGATTATCTGTTTGCTTCGATTTTCCTATCTAGCTCAGAGAAATTCACGTTACCGATTGGCTTGAATACATTATTTAGTACACCAGATTATATTTGGGGTAGAATGATGGCGGCATCGCTTGTAACGGCGCTTCCAGTCGTTATTATGTACGCAATTTCAGAACGATTTATCAAAGGAAACTTAACTGATGGTGGAGTTAAAGGATAA
- a CDS encoding zinc-dependent alcohol dehydrogenase — translation MKKLVATAPRVAALVEYNDREVSEDEVKIKVQFASPKHGTEVVDFRGISPFIDEEFSPEWNLFVSRETNSARGIVFGEFQLGNMVVGEVVECGSKVTEYALGDIVCSYGPIMETVIVKAVDNYKLRKLPKGANWKNAVCYDPAQFAMSGVRDAHVRAGDYVVVVGLGAIGQIAIQLAKKAGASVVIGVDPLSHRREIAEKHGADATFDPITTDVGLEVKRLTGKLGADSIIETSGNAAALQAALRGIAYGGTISYVAFAKPFPEGFNLGREAHFNNAKIVFSRAASEPNPDYPRWDRKRIEETCWELLMNGYLDCSDIIDPVVPFADSAESYMKYVDQQPDLSIKMGITL, via the coding sequence ATGAAAAAATTAGTAGCGACAGCGCCTCGTGTGGCGGCATTAGTAGAATATAATGATCGTGAAGTTTCAGAGGATGAAGTAAAAATTAAAGTACAATTTGCTTCTCCAAAACATGGTACAGAAGTAGTTGATTTTAGAGGAATTAGTCCTTTTATTGATGAAGAATTTTCACCAGAATGGAATCTATTTGTTTCACGTGAAACAAATAGTGCGCGAGGCATTGTGTTTGGCGAGTTTCAGCTAGGTAACATGGTCGTTGGTGAAGTTGTGGAATGTGGGAGCAAGGTGACGGAATATGCGCTTGGTGATATTGTTTGTTCTTATGGACCGATTATGGAAACAGTTATTGTAAAAGCTGTCGATAATTATAAATTACGTAAATTGCCAAAAGGAGCTAATTGGAAAAATGCGGTTTGCTATGATCCGGCTCAATTTGCAATGAGTGGCGTGCGTGATGCACATGTGCGTGCGGGTGATTACGTTGTTGTTGTCGGACTTGGCGCGATTGGTCAAATTGCGATTCAACTAGCGAAAAAAGCTGGCGCAAGTGTTGTTATTGGGGTCGATCCACTTAGTCATCGTCGTGAAATCGCTGAAAAACACGGTGCAGATGCTACTTTTGATCCGATTACTACCGATGTTGGCCTAGAAGTGAAACGTCTTACTGGTAAACTTGGTGCGGATTCTATTATTGAAACAAGCGGGAATGCGGCGGCACTTCAAGCTGCGTTGCGCGGAATTGCATACGGGGGAACGATTTCTTACGTAGCATTCGCAAAACCTTTCCCAGAAGGATTTAATCTTGGGCGTGAAGCTCATTTCAACAATGCGAAAATCGTCTTTTCCCGTGCGGCAAGTGAACCAAATCCGGATTATCCGCGTTGGGATCGTAAGCGTATCGAGGAAACTTGTTGGGAACTACTGATGAACGGCTACTTAGATTGCTCGGATATTATTGATCCAGTCGTTCCATTCGCTGATTCTGCTGAAAGTTACATGAAATACGTCGACCAACAACCTGATTTAAGTATTAAAATGGGGATTACCCTTTAA
- a CDS encoding sugar phosphate isomerase/epimerase family protein translates to MKLGTQNQAFFPENIEEKFAYVKEMGFEGFEIDGKLLVENLDEVKKAIEKTGLPVSTACGGYDGWIGDFIEERRLNGLEEIKAILEALAEVGGQGIVVPAAWGMFTYRLPPMASPRSQAGDFKAVSESLVYLDKIAGETGTKVYLEPLNRYQDHMINLLGDAQKYIDENNLKNVEIIADFYHMNIEEDSIPAALEAYKDSIGHIHVADNHRYQPGSGSLDFKTSFDQLKKNGYNGFLTFECRVRSGNPEQAYKDALAHLKSCLI, encoded by the coding sequence ATGAAATTAGGCACACAAAACCAAGCATTTTTCCCAGAAAATATTGAAGAAAAATTTGCTTATGTAAAAGAAATGGGCTTTGAAGGTTTTGAAATTGATGGTAAGTTACTTGTGGAAAATTTGGATGAAGTAAAGAAGGCTATCGAAAAAACGGGGCTACCTGTTAGTACTGCATGTGGTGGTTATGATGGCTGGATTGGTGACTTCATTGAAGAACGCAGGCTGAATGGTTTGGAAGAAATTAAGGCGATTTTAGAAGCTTTAGCAGAAGTTGGCGGACAAGGAATTGTTGTTCCAGCGGCGTGGGGAATGTTCACGTATCGTCTTCCACCAATGGCTTCACCGCGCAGCCAAGCCGGAGATTTCAAAGCCGTGAGCGAGTCGTTAGTTTACTTGGATAAAATCGCTGGTGAGACTGGCACGAAAGTTTATCTTGAGCCGCTCAACCGATACCAAGATCACATGATTAATTTGTTGGGTGATGCGCAGAAATACATTGATGAAAACAACCTCAAAAATGTAGAAATTATCGCTGACTTTTATCATATGAACATTGAAGAAGATAGCATTCCAGCTGCACTTGAGGCGTATAAAGATTCGATTGGTCATATTCATGTTGCTGATAATCATCGCTATCAACCAGGAAGCGGCAGCCTTGATTTTAAAACAAGTTTTGATCAACTGAAAAAGAATGGTTACAACGGATTTTTAACTTTTGAATGTCGTGTTCGCAGTGGAAATCCTGAACAAGCTTATAAAGATGCATTAGCACATTTAAAAAGCTGTTTAATTTAA
- a CDS encoding Gfo/Idh/MocA family protein, whose translation MKKRVAIIGAGQVAEKVHAAYYKTRNELELVAVCDPSMERGEEFRANNGFKKHYATAEEMFAAEKIDIVSICTPNRFHFDNVMLSLSHGAAVMCEKPPAMSAAEAKAMWKLAEEKDAILAYDFHHRFSSEAQFLKGNSALLGEIYCVKATALRRSGVPGWGTFTNKEMQGGGPLIDMGIHMLDAAMFVLGFPKVKKVTAKSFQKIGTKKSAGTFGSWDPEKYTVEDSLFGFIELENGGLIELDTSFALHIKPENMLNVDFFGDLAGGSLYPAEIYTDNAGTFELLESLGQLDENKHENSMKAFVDNVLGDEKVELAGAEQGYIIQQIVESLYESAEKGESVSL comes from the coding sequence ATGAAGAAAAGAGTTGCAATTATCGGTGCTGGACAGGTTGCTGAAAAGGTCCACGCTGCATATTATAAGACAAGAAATGAACTGGAGCTTGTCGCTGTTTGCGATCCAAGTATGGAACGTGGCGAAGAGTTCCGCGCGAACAATGGTTTCAAAAAGCATTATGCTACGGCAGAAGAGATGTTTGCGGCCGAGAAAATCGATATTGTGAGCATTTGTACGCCCAATCGGTTCCATTTTGACAATGTGATGCTGTCGCTGTCGCATGGTGCGGCCGTTATGTGTGAAAAGCCACCCGCAATGAGTGCTGCGGAAGCGAAAGCAATGTGGAAACTGGCGGAAGAGAAGGATGCGATTTTGGCATATGATTTTCATCATCGTTTTTCCAGTGAAGCACAATTTTTAAAGGGAAATTCGGCACTTTTAGGGGAGATTTATTGTGTGAAAGCTACTGCGCTTCGTCGTTCTGGTGTCCCTGGTTGGGGAACTTTTACGAATAAAGAAATGCAAGGTGGCGGTCCGCTGATTGATATGGGGATTCATATGCTCGATGCGGCGATGTTTGTTCTTGGTTTTCCAAAAGTGAAGAAAGTAACGGCAAAAAGTTTCCAAAAAATCGGGACGAAGAAAAGTGCTGGGACGTTTGGTTCATGGGATCCGGAAAAATATACCGTGGAAGATTCTTTATTTGGCTTTATTGAACTGGAAAACGGCGGATTAATCGAGCTGGATACTTCTTTTGCGTTACATATTAAACCGGAAAACATGCTAAATGTCGACTTTTTCGGTGATTTAGCTGGTGGGAGTTTATATCCTGCTGAAATTTATACAGATAATGCAGGTACGTTTGAGCTATTGGAGAGTCTTGGTCAACTGGACGAAAATAAACACGAAAACAGCATGAAAGCTTTTGTTGACAACGTTCTTGGTGATGAAAAAGTGGAGCTTGCCGGGGCAGAACAAGGTTATATCATCCAACAAATCGTTGAAAGCTTATACGAATCGGCAGAAAAAGGTGAGAGTGTTTCTTTATGA
- a CDS encoding glycoside hydrolase family 65 protein, which produces MRKIIEKEFALNYLNKYGSQMTVGNGYLGVRGALEEEYPEQVRGMYVAGIYNRPSGSVSSELVNLPDVTRFQVTLDGEVFSMQAGKVHAYERFLDMDTGELVRKITWESSAGKKYQLNFHRFVSKAVKHVIAAKVEITPLNDRMKVKVKTGIDAQQTNFGTQQLAESSLRIFDEELMVGEYETIESKQRITVATKVNEKGIFTAKNRQLMTEVEQEVAVNETFTLEKISMVTSSLDEVDVEFPKVSYADLKTASETVWADFWEHAGVRVESMNEFDQFALDFACYHLEIMTPKDDFRCSVGAKGLTGEGYKGHIFWDTEIFIMPFFLYNQPGIAKQLLQYRYLHLKEAKEKAVKNGYNGALYPWESAFSGEEETPEFAAINIRTGTRQKVASAISEHHLVADIAYAVCEYEAATGDAQFMADCGAELLLETAEFWISRATNRNGRLEILDVIGPDEYTEHIDNNTYTNYMAHYNVKKALEWNKDNKAFAAQAEKFLENLYLPVENEAGLIPQDDTFLQKDWINLDKYKAAQGTQGILLDYSRQEVNELQILKQADLVMLFYLFPKMFAPEVVKKNLDYYEKRTIHDSSLSKAIHAIVENQTGNRAQAYQFFQEACLIDLGSEPHSSDDGLHAASLGAIWLAVVFGFSGIDTSAELLEIAPNLPDAWQSVAFEFVWQGETIAVEIAPNTLQLSKNTKSVLELVIYGEKQQLTDTLTINLEQKDVSL; this is translated from the coding sequence ATGAGGAAAATAATTGAGAAGGAATTTGCATTAAACTATCTAAATAAATATGGTAGCCAGATGACTGTGGGAAACGGCTATTTGGGCGTGCGCGGTGCTCTTGAAGAAGAGTATCCTGAGCAAGTTCGTGGTATGTATGTGGCAGGAATTTACAATCGTCCGAGTGGTTCGGTGAGTTCAGAACTAGTGAATTTGCCGGATGTGACGCGATTCCAAGTGACGCTTGATGGCGAAGTTTTTTCGATGCAAGCGGGAAAAGTCCACGCATACGAACGTTTTTTAGACATGGATACGGGAGAATTAGTGCGCAAAATTACGTGGGAAAGTAGCGCGGGTAAAAAATACCAACTGAATTTTCACCGATTTGTTTCTAAAGCAGTAAAACATGTTATCGCGGCTAAAGTGGAGATTACACCTTTAAACGACCGTATGAAAGTGAAAGTAAAGACAGGGATTGATGCGCAACAAACCAATTTTGGAACGCAGCAACTAGCGGAGTCGAGTTTGCGGATTTTTGATGAGGAATTGATGGTTGGCGAATACGAGACGATTGAGAGTAAACAGCGAATTACAGTAGCAACAAAAGTGAACGAAAAAGGGATTTTCACTGCGAAAAATCGGCAATTGATGACCGAAGTGGAGCAAGAAGTCGCTGTAAATGAAACGTTCACTTTGGAAAAAATAAGCATGGTTACATCTTCGCTGGATGAAGTGGACGTGGAATTTCCAAAAGTAAGCTACGCAGATTTGAAGACAGCTTCGGAAACTGTTTGGGCTGATTTTTGGGAGCATGCGGGTGTTCGTGTTGAGAGCATGAATGAGTTCGATCAGTTTGCGCTGGATTTTGCGTGCTATCATTTAGAAATTATGACGCCGAAAGATGATTTTCGCTGTAGTGTTGGTGCGAAAGGGCTGACCGGGGAAGGTTACAAGGGGCATATTTTTTGGGATACAGAAATTTTTATTATGCCATTTTTCCTTTATAATCAGCCGGGAATTGCCAAACAACTGCTGCAATATCGTTATCTTCATTTAAAAGAAGCGAAAGAAAAAGCAGTGAAAAACGGCTACAATGGGGCGCTTTATCCGTGGGAAAGTGCGTTTTCTGGAGAAGAAGAAACGCCAGAATTTGCAGCAATTAACATTCGGACTGGAACACGCCAAAAAGTAGCTTCGGCGATTTCGGAGCATCATTTAGTGGCGGACATTGCTTATGCGGTTTGTGAGTATGAAGCGGCGACGGGTGATGCGCAGTTCATGGCTGATTGTGGCGCGGAACTGCTCCTTGAAACAGCTGAATTTTGGATAAGCCGGGCAACTAATCGTAATGGTCGCTTGGAAATCCTTGATGTGATCGGGCCGGACGAATACACGGAGCATATCGATAATAATACTTATACGAATTACATGGCGCACTACAATGTGAAAAAGGCGCTTGAATGGAATAAAGATAATAAAGCTTTCGCGGCGCAAGCGGAAAAATTCCTTGAAAATCTATATTTACCTGTCGAAAACGAAGCGGGTTTAATCCCACAAGATGATACTTTCTTGCAAAAAGACTGGATAAATTTAGATAAATATAAGGCGGCACAAGGAACACAAGGGATTTTGCTAGATTATTCGCGTCAAGAAGTAAACGAATTACAAATTTTAAAACAAGCAGATTTAGTGATGTTATTTTATCTTTTTCCTAAGATGTTTGCACCGGAAGTCGTGAAGAAAAACCTAGATTATTATGAAAAACGAACGATTCATGATTCTTCTTTGAGTAAAGCAATCCATGCAATTGTGGAAAATCAAACTGGAAACCGTGCGCAAGCTTACCAATTTTTCCAAGAAGCGTGTTTAATTGATCTTGGAAGTGAACCTCATTCATCAGATGATGGGCTTCATGCGGCGTCACTCGGAGCAATTTGGTTGGCGGTAGTTTTTGGGTTTTCGGGCATTGATACTAGCGCGGAATTGCTGGAAATTGCGCCAAATTTACCGGACGCGTGGCAATCTGTTGCTTTTGAATTTGTTTGGCAAGGTGAAACAATCGCAGTGGAAATCGCGCCAAATACGTTGCAACTTTCAAAAAACACAAAAAGCGTGCTAGAATTAGTTATCTACGGAGAAAAACAGCAGCTAACGGATACATTAACCATTAATTTGGAACAGAAGGATGTGTCTTTATGA
- a CDS encoding glycerate kinase, whose translation MKIVIAPDSFKESLTAREVAEYIKEGFQEVYPDADYHLLPVSDGGEGTLEILSNALGAKKMKIDVSGPFGDPISAQVAFTDGNKTALIEMAEVCGLHLVPASKRDPLQVSTKGVGELILHAIEQGATEIIIGIGGSASNDGGIGMASALGYEFFDAENNIVNPIGANLAKIVTIRSENVAAELKNITVNIVTDVENPLCGESGASYVFGPQKGLVEADLASADEAMRCFYQLANPAMVTMPRAGAGGGIGAGLVTFAEANLLSGIDFVIDALQIKTICEDADLVIVGEGKMDGQTAQGKAPVGVAKVVPKEIPVFAICGSVGEGLEAVYEVGISAVFPSIAKPATLENILKETPNNLRRTARNVAAVWRGRVE comes from the coding sequence ATGAAAATTGTCATTGCACCGGATTCATTCAAAGAAAGTTTGACGGCGCGTGAGGTGGCAGAGTATATTAAAGAGGGCTTTCAAGAAGTTTATCCAGATGCAGATTATCACTTGCTTCCTGTCAGTGATGGTGGGGAAGGCACACTAGAGATTTTAAGCAATGCTTTAGGTGCGAAAAAAATGAAAATCGATGTGTCTGGCCCTTTTGGCGACCCAATTTCAGCGCAAGTTGCTTTTACAGATGGGAACAAAACTGCACTGATTGAAATGGCCGAGGTTTGCGGTTTACACTTAGTTCCGGCGAGTAAGCGCGATCCACTTCAAGTAAGCACAAAAGGTGTGGGCGAGCTAATTTTGCACGCGATAGAACAAGGTGCGACCGAGATTATCATTGGTATTGGTGGAAGCGCTTCAAATGACGGTGGAATTGGCATGGCTAGCGCGCTTGGCTATGAATTCTTCGATGCAGAAAATAATATCGTCAATCCAATTGGCGCTAATTTAGCGAAAATCGTTACGATTCGTTCTGAAAATGTAGCGGCTGAGCTAAAAAATATCACGGTGAATATTGTGACTGATGTTGAAAATCCGCTTTGTGGGGAATCTGGCGCATCGTATGTGTTTGGACCGCAAAAAGGATTGGTGGAAGCCGATTTAGCAAGTGCAGATGAAGCTATGCGCTGTTTTTATCAGTTAGCCAACCCAGCGATGGTTACAATGCCGCGAGCTGGCGCTGGAGGCGGGATTGGCGCAGGTCTTGTGACATTTGCGGAAGCTAATTTGTTATCGGGAATTGATTTTGTAATTGATGCACTCCAAATCAAAACCATTTGCGAAGATGCTGATTTAGTTATCGTTGGCGAAGGGAAAATGGACGGGCAAACCGCTCAAGGAAAGGCCCCTGTAGGCGTTGCAAAAGTAGTGCCGAAAGAAATACCGGTTTTCGCAATTTGTGGAAGTGTTGGTGAGGGCCTCGAAGCGGTTTATGAAGTCGGAATCAGCGCAGTATTTCCATCCATTGCCAAACCAGCAA